The following coding sequences lie in one Rhodothermales bacterium genomic window:
- a CDS encoding glutamate synthase subunit beta yields MTKKNDDKARGFLTYKREMPARRPVNERIRDSGEVYMPFPEEKLKSQATRCMDCGVPFCQAGCPLGNRIPDWNHFVHEGRWREAYDLLRSTNNFPEFTGRICPAPCESACVLGVIDAPVTIEQIERETIERAFKEGWVDPGAPAIRTGKHVAVIGSGPSGLAAADQLNRAGHWVTVFERDDRPGGLLQYGIPDFKLEKHVVERRIGVMEQAGITFKTGVHIGVDTDRETLSAFDAVVLCIGATKPRDLPIPGRDAHGIHYAWNYLWQQNKRVAGHPLDEVEPIIATDKHVIVIGGGDTGSDCIGTANRQGAKTITQFEVLPMPPENRPVHQPWPFYPMILRSSSSHEEGAERHWSVMTKAFETENGRVVALHTVKVEVKTGDDGRPRFVEVEGSEVRWPADLVLLAIGYTGPEPGGVVEQLGVPLDARGAIQTDGHYHTPVPGVFAAGDGRRGQSLVVWAISEGREAARAVDIYLMGESRLPTKGRGDLPFVR; encoded by the coding sequence ATGACCAAAAAGAACGACGACAAGGCCAGAGGCTTTCTTACGTACAAGCGGGAAATGCCGGCGCGCCGCCCGGTGAACGAACGGATCCGTGACAGCGGCGAAGTCTACATGCCGTTCCCCGAGGAGAAGCTGAAGTCGCAGGCGACCCGCTGCATGGATTGCGGCGTGCCGTTCTGCCAGGCCGGATGTCCGCTCGGGAATCGCATCCCGGACTGGAACCACTTCGTCCACGAGGGGCGCTGGCGCGAGGCGTACGATCTGCTGCGCTCCACGAACAACTTCCCCGAGTTCACGGGGCGCATCTGTCCCGCCCCCTGCGAGTCGGCCTGCGTGCTGGGCGTCATCGACGCGCCGGTGACGATCGAGCAGATCGAGCGGGAGACGATCGAACGGGCGTTCAAGGAGGGGTGGGTGGATCCCGGTGCGCCGGCGATCCGTACCGGCAAACATGTAGCCGTTATTGGATCGGGACCTTCCGGACTCGCGGCGGCCGACCAGCTGAACCGGGCCGGCCACTGGGTCACCGTGTTCGAGCGGGATGACCGCCCGGGTGGCTTGCTCCAGTACGGCATCCCCGACTTCAAGCTGGAAAAGCATGTCGTCGAGCGGCGCATCGGCGTCATGGAGCAGGCCGGCATCACGTTCAAGACCGGCGTCCACATCGGCGTCGATACCGATCGGGAGACGCTGAGCGCGTTCGACGCCGTCGTGCTGTGCATCGGAGCGACGAAACCGCGGGATCTGCCGATCCCGGGGCGCGACGCGCACGGTATCCATTATGCCTGGAATTATCTCTGGCAGCAGAACAAACGCGTCGCCGGCCATCCGCTCGACGAGGTCGAGCCCATCATCGCGACGGACAAGCACGTCATCGTGATCGGCGGGGGCGATACGGGGAGCGATTGCATCGGCACGGCGAATCGGCAGGGGGCGAAGACGATCACCCAGTTCGAGGTGTTGCCGATGCCTCCGGAAAACCGGCCGGTGCATCAGCCCTGGCCTTTTTATCCGATGATCCTCCGCTCGAGCAGCTCGCACGAGGAGGGGGCGGAACGGCACTGGTCGGTCATGACCAAGGCCTTCGAGACGGAAAACGGCCGCGTGGTCGCGCTGCACACCGTCAAGGTCGAAGTGAAGACCGGCGACGACGGCCGTCCGCGGTTTGTGGAGGTGGAAGGATCGGAGGTTCGCTGGCCGGCGGATCTGGTGCTGCTGGCCATCGGCTACACGGGTCCGGAGCCGGGCGGCGTGGTCGAGCAGCTCGGAGTGCCGCTGGATGCCCGCGGGGCGATCCAGACAGACGGGCACTACCACACGCCGGTGCCGGGTGTTTTCGCGGCCGGCGACGGCCGGCGCGGACAGTCGCTGGTCGTATGGGCCATCTCGGAAGGCCGCGAGGCCGCGCGGGCGGTCGACATCTATCTCATGGGCGAAAGCCGCCTGCCCACGAAGGGGCGCGGCGATCTTCCGTTCGTGCGGTGA
- a CDS encoding homoserine kinase, producing MRALDTPITVFGPASLSNLGPGFDTLGLGLQADGLGDTVEAWLTDEPGIRVSIDPDGFGADLTLDPARNTAAVAARAVLDRVGQSLGMHLRIRKGFAPGSGIGSSAASAVSGAWAANVLCGSVCAREDLVEAVLEGESLASGSRHGDNVLPALFGGLVLVSSADPTQYRRIALPDDLWIAVILPEVQILTREARAILPKEVPLRSAVNNASALAFMIDAFRAGDWEAVGHWMMQDRIVEPVRATLLPCYEAVRRAAMEAGAFGCALTGSGPAMFAIGDTAERADAVREAMESASRRQGIGVSGFVCRPHPVGVCRM from the coding sequence GTGCGCGCATTGGATACACCCATTACCGTCTTCGGGCCGGCCTCGCTCTCCAACCTCGGGCCCGGCTTCGATACGCTCGGGCTCGGCCTGCAGGCAGACGGCCTCGGCGACACTGTCGAGGCCTGGCTGACTGACGAGCCGGGTATCCGCGTTTCGATCGACCCGGACGGATTCGGCGCGGATCTCACGCTGGATCCGGCGCGCAATACCGCGGCGGTTGCGGCGCGCGCCGTCCTGGACCGCGTCGGGCAATCGCTCGGCATGCACCTGCGTATCCGCAAGGGATTTGCGCCCGGATCGGGTATCGGCAGCTCGGCGGCGAGCGCCGTGTCCGGCGCCTGGGCGGCCAATGTGTTGTGCGGCAGCGTGTGCGCGCGTGAGGACCTGGTGGAGGCCGTGCTGGAGGGCGAGTCGCTCGCGTCGGGCAGCCGGCATGGCGACAACGTGTTGCCGGCCCTGTTCGGAGGGCTGGTGCTGGTCTCCTCAGCCGACCCGACGCAGTACCGCCGTATCGCCCTGCCGGACGACCTCTGGATCGCCGTTATCTTGCCCGAGGTGCAGATCCTGACCCGCGAGGCCCGGGCGATCCTGCCGAAGGAGGTGCCGCTGCGGAGCGCCGTCAATAACGCATCCGCGCTGGCGTTCATGATCGACGCGTTTCGCGCGGGCGACTGGGAGGCGGTGGGCCACTGGATGATGCAGGATCGCATCGTGGAGCCCGTCCGGGCGACGCTGTTGCCGTGTTACGAAGCCGTTCGCCGCGCTGCGATGGAGGCCGGGGCGTTCGGTTGCGCCCTCACGGGATCGGGCCCCGCCATGTTTGCCATAGGGGACACGGCCGAACGCGCGGATGCCGTGCGCGAGGCCATGGAGTCCGCCAGCCGGCGCCAGGGCATCGGCGTGTCGGGTTTCGTGTGCCGGCCCCACCCTGTAGGCGTGTGCAGGATGTGA